A section of the Lathamus discolor isolate bLatDis1 chromosome 6, bLatDis1.hap1, whole genome shotgun sequence genome encodes:
- the SLC10A1 gene encoding hepatic sodium/bile acid cotransporter, producing MSSFSRVAPPFAFGQQAMDKAPNAVIIVALFVIMVSLGCTMQIARIATHLRKPKGVATGVMAQHGVMPLTASVLGKLFQLGAMESLAILICGCCPGENLSNIFSLALRGDMNLSIVMTTCSALLAIGVMPLLLYFYSGGLYEGGLEHRIPYKGIITSLVLTLIPCAIGIILNVKKPQYAGIIIKGSFAGDFSLVHALTAFISGRDGSAAIIVLSVANMGSGIVVVFSPSLLGSSALMPFIGFLLGYALSAVFKLNDRCMETGCQNIQLCSTILKGALAPEIIGPLSFFPLLYLLFQLGEGLLLILVFRIYDRIKRSSGKPASRLSLSLPAYETDFQ from the exons ATGTCCTCATTTTCACG TGTGGCACCACCATTTGCATTTGGCCAGCAGGCCATGGACAAAGCCCCGAATGCAGTCATTATTGTGGCCCTCTTCGTCATCATGGTATCTCTGGGGTGTACAATGCAGATAGCCAGGATCGCAACTCACCTCAGGAAACCCAAAGGAGTGGCAACTGGGGTAATGGCCCAGCACGGTGTCATGCCCTTGACAGCATCTGTGCTGGGCAAGCTCTTCCAGCTGGGTGCTATGGAATCCCTGGCCATCCTCATCTGTGGCTGCTGCCCAGGGGAAAACCTCTCCAACATCTTTAGTCTGGCACTGAGAGGGGATATGAACCTCAG CATTGTAATGACCACATGTTCAGCGCTCCTGGCAATTGGAGTAATGCCTCTGCTTCTGTACTTTTACTCGGGAGGACTGTATGAGGGTGGTTTGGAGCATAGGATACCTTACAAAGGAATAATCACATCCCTGGTGCTGACGCTAATCCCCTGTGCCATTGGCATCATCTTGAATGTGAAGAAACCACAGTACGCTGGCATTATCATCAAG GGAAGTTTTGCTGGGGATTTCTCTCTTGTCCATGCCTTGACTGCTTTCATTTCAGGCAGGGACGGTTCTGCTGCAATAATTGTTCTGTCTGTGGCCAATATGGGAAGCGGTATCGTGGTTGTCTTCTCACCATCCCTCCTGGGATCTTCTGCCTTGATGCCTTTTATTGGATTCCTGCTGGGCTATGCTCTCTCTGCAGTCTTCAAGCTTAATGACCG ATGCATGGAAACTGGCTGCCAGAACATTCAGCTTTGCTCTACTATCCTCAAGGGTGCCCTTGCCCCAGAAATCATCGGCCCCCTGTCCTTCTTCCCACTACTCTACTTGCTGTTCCAgcttggagagggacttctgcTTATCCTGGTCTTCAGGATCTATGACAGAATAAAGAGATCAAGTGGCAA